A single region of the Pseudomonas solani genome encodes:
- a CDS encoding DMT family transporter: protein MNERNALLAIHLGALLFGLSGIFGKLAETTPVVITFGRALFAVIALALFAQFAGRARGGAPVLRQIPLLLLGGLLLGGHWVLFFQAVKIGGVAIATLGFASFPAFTLLLEGLLFRERIHLREFVVVALVSLGLVLVTPDFDFASDATQGLIAAILSGLLFSLLSLLNRASTKGLDPVKVALWQNLCIVVCVLPLGWAVLPTVRAIDWLWIAMLGVLCTGLAHSLFVASLKVLKARTTAVIFALEPVYGIAFAWWLFSEEPSLRMLAGGTLIIAAIAFPARKTNAVKPAEAAS, encoded by the coding sequence ATGAACGAACGTAACGCGCTGCTCGCCATCCACCTGGGCGCCCTGCTCTTCGGCCTCTCCGGCATCTTTGGCAAGCTGGCGGAAACCACGCCGGTGGTGATCACCTTCGGCCGCGCGCTGTTCGCCGTCATCGCCCTGGCGCTGTTCGCCCAGTTCGCCGGCCGTGCCCGTGGCGGCGCGCCGGTACTGCGGCAGATTCCCCTGCTGCTGCTCGGCGGCCTGCTGCTGGGCGGGCACTGGGTGCTGTTCTTCCAGGCGGTGAAGATCGGCGGCGTGGCCATCGCCACCCTGGGCTTCGCCAGCTTCCCGGCCTTTACCCTGCTGCTGGAGGGGCTGCTGTTCCGCGAGCGCATCCACCTGCGCGAGTTCGTGGTGGTGGCCCTGGTCAGCCTGGGCCTGGTGCTGGTGACGCCGGACTTCGATTTCGCCAGCGACGCCACCCAGGGGCTGATCGCCGCCATCCTCTCCGGCCTGCTGTTCTCCCTGCTGTCGCTGCTCAACCGTGCAAGCACCAAGGGGCTGGACCCGGTGAAGGTGGCGCTGTGGCAGAACCTCTGCATCGTCGTCTGCGTGCTGCCCCTGGGCTGGGCGGTACTGCCCACGGTGCGGGCCATCGACTGGCTGTGGATCGCCATGCTCGGCGTGCTCTGCACCGGCCTCGCCCACAGCCTGTTCGTGGCCAGCCTCAAGGTGCTCAAGGCGCGCACCACGGCGGTGATCTTTGCCCTGGAGCCGGTCTACGGCATCGCTTTCGCCTGGTGGCTGTTCAGCGAGGAGCCCTCGCTGCGCATGCTTGCAGGCGGCACGCTGATCATCGCCGCCATCGCCTTCCCGGCGCGCAAAACCAACGCGGTGAAGCCCGCCGAAGCGGCGAGCTGA
- a CDS encoding patatin-like phospholipase family protein, producing MRRVLVFLALILLPLATLADQAHPRIGLVLSGGAARGLAHIGVLRALEEQGVHIDAIAGTSMGAVIGGLYASGYSVDELEKLALAIDWRQALSDAPLRDDIPFRRKQDDRDFLVKQKLSFRDDGSLGLPLGVIQGQNLALLLESLLVHTSDTRDFDRLAIPFRAVATDISTGEKVVFRKGHLPQAIRASMSIPAVFAPVEVDGQLLVDGGMVDNIPVDVAREMGVDLVITVDIGTPLRGRKELLTVVDVLNQSVTLMTRRNSEAQLATLGPDDILVQPPLAGFSATDFGRARQMIDAGYRAATILKHRFAPLARQHGQHEAELAEARLPVERRPVIARISVENDSKVGDEVIRRIIRQETGQPLDLERLQSDMGTLYGLDYFEQVHYRVVKRKDGNTLVINARGKRTGTDYLRLGLSLDDDMRGGSTFNLGASYRVNGINKLGAEWLTRAQIGSDQELYSEFYQPLDYGSRYFVAPYIAAEAQNVDATLDNDPIAEYRLQRYGYGFNIGRQIANNGELRLGIGQGWGDADVRIGDRRLPSFSFSEGYYEAKYSFDTLDNVDYPHEGEDIKLTLRQYDPELGSDDRYRQWELSLDKALSSDANTFVLGGRYGRTLDSAEVVTSSFQLGGARQLSGFREDSISGQNVALARMVYYRRMTQRSFLPLDFPFYLGASLERGRAWNQDNSFDSGYINAGSLFISFDTPLGPLDFSYGLNDVSEQALYLKLGRVF from the coding sequence ATGCGCCGCGTGCTCGTTTTCCTCGCCCTTATCCTCCTGCCACTGGCCACCCTGGCCGACCAGGCCCACCCACGCATCGGCCTGGTGCTGTCCGGTGGCGCCGCACGCGGCCTGGCCCATATCGGCGTGCTGCGAGCCCTGGAAGAACAGGGCGTGCACATCGACGCCATCGCCGGCACCAGCATGGGCGCGGTGATCGGCGGCCTCTACGCCTCGGGCTACAGCGTCGACGAACTGGAAAAGCTGGCCCTGGCCATCGACTGGCGCCAAGCGCTCTCCGACGCGCCCCTGCGCGATGACATCCCCTTCCGCCGCAAGCAGGACGACCGCGATTTCCTGGTCAAGCAGAAGCTCAGCTTCCGCGACGACGGCAGCCTGGGCCTGCCGCTCGGCGTGATCCAGGGCCAGAACCTCGCCCTGCTGCTGGAAAGCCTGCTGGTGCACACCAGCGACACCCGCGACTTCGACCGTCTGGCCATCCCCTTCCGTGCCGTGGCCACCGACATCTCCACCGGCGAGAAGGTGGTGTTCCGCAAGGGCCACCTGCCCCAGGCGATCCGCGCCAGCATGTCGATCCCGGCGGTGTTCGCTCCGGTGGAGGTGGACGGCCAACTGCTGGTGGACGGCGGCATGGTGGACAACATCCCGGTGGACGTGGCCCGGGAGATGGGCGTCGACCTGGTGATCACGGTGGATATCGGCACCCCGCTGCGCGGGCGCAAGGAGCTGCTCACCGTGGTCGACGTGCTCAACCAGTCGGTGACCCTGATGACCCGACGCAACTCCGAGGCGCAACTGGCCACCCTCGGCCCGGACGACATCCTGGTGCAGCCGCCGCTGGCGGGTTTCAGCGCCACCGACTTCGGCCGCGCGCGGCAGATGATCGACGCCGGCTACCGCGCCGCCACCATCCTCAAGCACCGTTTCGCCCCGCTGGCGCGCCAGCACGGCCAGCACGAGGCGGAACTGGCCGAGGCGCGCCTGCCCGTGGAACGCCGCCCGGTAATCGCCCGCATCAGCGTGGAGAACGACTCCAAGGTGGGCGACGAGGTGATCCGCCGCATCATCCGCCAGGAAACCGGCCAGCCGCTGGACCTGGAGCGCCTGCAGAGCGACATGGGCACCCTCTACGGCCTCGACTACTTCGAGCAGGTGCATTACCGCGTGGTCAAGCGCAAGGATGGCAACACGCTGGTGATCAACGCCCGCGGCAAGCGCACCGGCACCGACTACCTGCGCCTGGGCCTGAGCCTGGACGACGACATGCGCGGCGGCAGCACCTTCAACCTGGGCGCCAGCTACCGGGTCAACGGCATCAACAAACTCGGCGCCGAATGGCTGACCCGCGCCCAGATCGGCAGCGACCAGGAGCTCTACAGCGAGTTCTACCAGCCGCTGGACTACGGCTCGCGCTACTTCGTCGCGCCCTATATCGCCGCCGAGGCGCAGAACGTCGACGCCACCCTGGACAACGACCCCATCGCCGAATACCGCCTGCAGCGCTACGGCTACGGCTTCAACATCGGCCGGCAGATCGCCAACAACGGCGAGCTGCGCCTCGGCATCGGCCAGGGCTGGGGCGATGCCGACGTGCGCATCGGCGACCGCCGCCTGCCCAGCTTCAGCTTCAGCGAGGGCTACTACGAGGCCAAGTACTCCTTCGACACCCTCGACAACGTCGATTACCCCCACGAGGGCGAGGACATCAAGCTGACCCTGCGCCAGTACGACCCCGAACTGGGCTCGGACGATCGCTACCGGCAGTGGGAACTGAGCCTGGACAAGGCCCTCTCCAGCGACGCCAACACCTTCGTCCTCGGTGGCCGCTACGGCCGCACCCTGGACAGCGCCGAGGTGGTCACCTCCAGCTTCCAGCTCGGCGGCGCACGCCAGCTCTCGGGCTTCCGCGAGGATTCGATCTCCGGGCAGAACGTCGCCCTGGCCCGGATGGTGTACTACCGCCGGATGACCCAGCGCTCCTTCCTGCCGCTGGACTTCCCCTTCTACCTCGGCGCCAGCCTGGAGCGCGGCCGGGCCTGGAACCAAGACAACAGCTTCGACAGCGGCTACATCAACGCCGGCAGCCTGTTCATCAGCTTCGACACGCCCCTGGGCCCGCTGGACTTCAGCTACGGCCTCAACGACGTCTCCGAGCAGGCGCTCTACCTCAAGCTGGGCCGGGTGTTCTAA
- a CDS encoding SelT/SelW/SelH family protein, with protein sequence MSSSRPEIVITYCTQCQWLLRAAWLAQELLSTFADDLGRVALEPGTGGVFRITCDGEQIWERKADDGFPEAKVLKQRVRDCIDPTRDLGHNDRP encoded by the coding sequence ATGTCCAGCTCCAGGCCCGAGATCGTCATCACCTACTGCACCCAGTGCCAATGGCTGCTGCGCGCGGCCTGGCTGGCCCAGGAGCTGCTCAGCACCTTCGCCGACGACCTCGGTCGGGTGGCCCTGGAGCCGGGCACTGGCGGTGTGTTCCGCATCACCTGCGACGGCGAGCAGATCTGGGAGCGCAAGGCCGACGACGGCTTCCCCGAGGCCAAGGTGCTCAAGCAGCGGGTGCGTGACTGCATCGATCCGACGCGTGACCTGGGCCACAACGACCGCCCCTGA
- a CDS encoding AraC family transcriptional regulator, which produces MSPMLTLRRYNHDLLAHSHDHAQLVFGLSGSLEFEVGGIGARVERQNLAVVPPGEHHACGSPRGSLCLVLDVPDDAWLQRTLGGHFDASRRLLEKPGALQLDPAQSQLVGWLAASPIDDPVIATQGVGLLLASLVAPSATPASERNTLPLTALDAYIDQHAPRPLQVADLARLCGLSVARFHSRFLAATGQTPMDYLRTRRLLQGRRLLLECSLSVAEIAAQVGYSSQSAFTAALSREFGTTPRALRRQRG; this is translated from the coding sequence ATGAGCCCGATGCTGACCCTGCGCCGCTACAACCACGACCTGCTCGCCCACAGCCACGACCACGCCCAGTTGGTGTTCGGCCTGAGCGGCAGCCTGGAATTCGAGGTGGGTGGCATCGGCGCGCGGGTCGAGCGGCAGAACCTCGCCGTGGTCCCGCCGGGCGAACACCATGCCTGCGGCAGCCCGCGCGGCAGCCTGTGCCTGGTGCTCGACGTGCCCGACGACGCCTGGCTGCAACGCACCCTCGGCGGTCACTTCGACGCCAGCCGGCGCCTGCTGGAGAAACCCGGCGCCCTGCAGCTCGACCCTGCCCAGAGCCAACTGGTGGGCTGGCTCGCCGCCAGCCCCATAGATGACCCGGTGATCGCCACCCAGGGCGTCGGCCTGCTGCTGGCCAGCCTGGTGGCACCGAGCGCCACACCAGCGTCGGAGCGGAACACATTGCCGCTGACAGCCCTCGACGCCTACATCGACCAGCACGCCCCACGCCCCCTGCAGGTGGCCGACCTGGCCCGGCTCTGTGGGCTGTCGGTGGCGCGCTTCCACAGCCGCTTCCTCGCTGCCACCGGGCAAACGCCCATGGACTACCTGCGCACCCGGCGCCTGCTCCAGGGCCGCCGGCTGCTGCTGGAGTGCAGCCTGAGCGTGGCCGAGATCGCGGCCCAGGTGGGCTACAGCTCGCAAAGCGCCTTCACCGCTGCACTATCCCGCGAGTTCGGCACCACCCCGCGCGCCCTGCGCCGCCAGCGCGGCTGA
- a CDS encoding UDP-2,3-diacylglucosamine diphosphatase, which produces MSSVQRLEPADPARPRKQRVRTLWISDVHLGTRDCQAEHLARFLKRHHADRIYLVGDIIDGWKLRGGIYWPQAHTNVIRRLLTMSKRGTEVIYVTGNHDEFLRRYSSLMLGNIQLVDEAIHETADGRRLLVIHGDQFDVITRYHKWLAFLGDSAYEFTLTLNRWLNHWRERWGYGYWSLSAFLKHKVKTAVNFISDFEESIAHECVKRGLDGAVCGHIHHAEIRQVGGVEYMNCGDWVESCTALIEHWDGTIELYRLADDQARLATETKQPALEPAA; this is translated from the coding sequence ATGAGCAGCGTTCAACGCCTGGAGCCGGCCGACCCGGCTCGTCCCCGCAAGCAACGCGTCCGCACCCTGTGGATATCCGACGTTCACCTTGGCACCCGCGATTGCCAGGCGGAGCACCTGGCGCGCTTCCTCAAGCGCCACCATGCCGACCGCATCTACCTGGTGGGCGACATCATCGACGGCTGGAAGCTGCGGGGCGGCATCTACTGGCCCCAGGCGCACACCAACGTGATCCGTCGCCTGCTGACCATGAGCAAGCGTGGCACAGAGGTGATCTATGTCACCGGCAACCACGACGAATTCCTGCGCCGTTACTCCAGCCTGATGCTGGGCAATATTCAGCTGGTGGACGAAGCGATCCACGAGACCGCCGACGGCCGCCGCCTGCTGGTGATCCACGGCGACCAGTTCGACGTCATCACCCGCTACCACAAGTGGCTGGCCTTCCTCGGCGACTCGGCCTACGAGTTCACCCTGACCCTCAACCGCTGGCTCAACCACTGGCGCGAGCGCTGGGGCTACGGCTACTGGTCGTTGTCGGCCTTCCTCAAGCACAAGGTCAAGACGGCGGTGAACTTCATCAGCGACTTCGAGGAATCCATTGCCCACGAGTGCGTCAAGCGCGGGCTGGATGGTGCCGTCTGCGGCCACATCCACCACGCCGAGATCCGCCAGGTGGGCGGCGTCGAGTACATGAACTGTGGCGATTGGGTGGAATCCTGCACCGCGCTGATCGAGCATTGGGATGGCACCATCGAGCTGTACCGCCTGGCCGATGACCAGGCGCGCCTGGCAACCGAGACCAAGCAGCCCGCCCTCGAGCCCGCTGCATGA
- a CDS encoding tRNA-binding protein: protein MSSTIEWADFERVELRVGTVVSAAPNVKANKPAYVLEVDLGELGVKTSSAQITAHYAAEELVGRQVLCVCNFAPKRIAGVRSEVLVTGVHDAEGKVVLAGFDKPLPNGARLA, encoded by the coding sequence ATGTCATCGACCATCGAATGGGCGGATTTCGAGCGCGTTGAACTGCGCGTCGGCACCGTCGTATCCGCCGCACCCAACGTCAAGGCCAACAAGCCGGCCTATGTGCTGGAAGTGGACCTGGGCGAGCTGGGGGTGAAGACCTCCAGCGCGCAGATCACCGCCCACTATGCCGCCGAGGAGCTGGTCGGCCGCCAGGTGCTGTGCGTCTGCAACTTCGCACCCAAGCGCATCGCCGGGGTGCGCTCTGAAGTGCTGGTCACCGGCGTCCACGATGCCGAAGGCAAGGTGGTGCTGGCCGGCTTCGACAAGCCGCTGCCGAACGGCGCGCGCCTGGCATGA
- the rfaD gene encoding ADP-glyceromanno-heptose 6-epimerase, whose translation MSIIVTGAAGFIGSNLVKALNQRGETDIIAVDDLTEGDKFRNLADCEIRDYVDKRDFVPRFAAGEFGMVRALFHQGACSSTLEADGRYMMDNNYRYSCELLDAAQRRGLPFIYASSAAVYGAGQVFREGREHELPLNVYGYSKLLFDQRVRRLLPHARAQVVGLRYFNVYGPREGHKGRMASVALHCFHQYRAEGRVRLFGGCDVYAAGEQQRDFVSVEDVARVNLHFLDHSQRSGIFNLGTGVARPFNAVAMAVVNALRAEEDRPPLGLAALIEQGVLHYEDFPAVLRGRYQSHTRADIELLREAGAGEGFLDLETGVARYCRWLLEQERA comes from the coding sequence ATGAGCATCATCGTCACCGGTGCCGCCGGCTTCATCGGCAGCAACCTGGTCAAGGCCCTCAACCAGCGCGGCGAGACGGACATCATCGCCGTCGACGACCTGACCGAAGGCGACAAATTCCGCAACCTCGCCGATTGCGAGATCCGTGACTACGTGGACAAGCGCGACTTCGTGCCGCGCTTCGCCGCCGGCGAGTTCGGCATGGTCCGCGCGCTGTTCCACCAGGGCGCCTGCTCCAGCACCCTGGAAGCGGACGGGCGCTACATGATGGACAACAACTACCGCTACAGCTGCGAGCTGCTGGATGCCGCCCAGCGCCGCGGCCTGCCCTTCATCTATGCCTCGTCGGCGGCCGTCTATGGCGCGGGCCAGGTGTTTCGTGAAGGCCGCGAGCACGAGCTGCCGCTGAACGTCTACGGCTACTCCAAGCTGCTGTTCGACCAGCGCGTGCGGCGCCTGCTGCCCCATGCCCGCGCCCAGGTGGTGGGGCTGCGCTACTTCAACGTCTATGGCCCGCGCGAAGGGCACAAGGGGCGCATGGCCTCGGTGGCGCTGCACTGCTTCCACCAGTACCGGGCGGAGGGGCGGGTACGCTTGTTCGGCGGCTGCGACGTTTACGCCGCTGGCGAGCAGCAGCGCGATTTCGTGTCGGTGGAGGACGTGGCGCGGGTCAACCTGCACTTTCTCGACCATTCCCAGCGTTCGGGCATCTTCAACCTCGGCACTGGCGTCGCCCGGCCTTTCAATGCGGTGGCCATGGCGGTGGTCAATGCCCTGCGCGCCGAGGAGGATCGGCCGCCCCTGGGCCTGGCCGCGCTGATCGAGCAGGGCGTGTTGCACTACGAGGACTTCCCCGCCGTGCTCCGGGGCCGTTACCAGAGCCATACCCGGGCGGACATCGAGTTGCTGCGCGAGGCCGGTGCCGGCGAGGGCTTCCTCGATCTGGAGACCGGCGTGGCGCGCTATTGCCGCTGGCTGCTGGAGCAGGAGCGGGCCTGA